The window TAGAAGCCCTGCTATACAAACTGTTGATCTGTCTGGTTCCATATCCTTGTGATACTGTTGGTGGCTCTACCGAACCTGCTAACGAATAAAAAGTTGGCGAAATTAATCCGTTCTTAGTTGTTCCACTTAAGGATTCGTCTATATAATAATAAACCGTTCCACCCGCCAAAGCATCTATTGTAAACTTGTTAAGTTTCTTTTTATACCCCAGTATTAAATCATCATTTGTACTAAAGCCTCTCGAATCCTGAATAGAATACATTCCTCTGGCATTCCAACCACTTCCATTCACCGCACCACCACGGGTAGAAAATATATTTGCAGTTGGGTTGCGGAAAGTAGTTTTGTTATTATAGTTATCGTAACCTAAGCGTACCAATAAATTAAAGTCGCTATTGATCTGATAACTGGCCGTAACATTCGCATTTAAGGTATTGTTTTGGGTACCATTTAACTTCTCGTAAGCGATTAAATATGGGTTATCGTACCAGTTGGTGTACATCCAGTTCTGGGTTTTATAAGGCACTTTCCAGTAATCTTTATAATCGCGAATATCGTATTCAGTACCTGTCCACATAATTAACTGGTACAAATAACCCTGGTTGTTATAACCTCCGCCCCAAATTTGGTCGGCCCAGCGGCGGCTTACCCCCATGTGTCCTTCCAGTTTAAATTTATCGCTTAGCTTCATCTCACCGGCCATGGTTAAATTCACCATGTTCAGGTTCTGATTTGGGAATTGTCCTTTATTGTAAATATCATTTAATCCAATCCTAAAGCTTCCGTTCTCGCCGGTTTGGGCAATACTGATATTGTTATTTAAAATAATCCCTGTAGATGTAAAATTCTTCAGGTTATCTTTCCCTTTCGATACCAAAGGCATATTATCTTCAAACTGCTTGGTAACAGGATTCCAGTCTCTGGCAGTTTTACCTGCATCAAGCTTAGGACCCCAAACGTAGTCGTTATCAATAACGCCATTCTGTCCCCTGCCATACGAGCTTTGTACCTTAGGTATAGCCAGGAAACCCAATGATGCCATGGTATTGCTGTTGATATCAATTGAGAATCCTTTACCTGCAGCACCTTTTTTGGTTGTAATTAAAAGTACACCTCCCGATGCTCTTGAGCCATACAATGCAGATGCGGTTGGGCCTTTAAGTATATCCATACTTTCAATATCATCAGTAGGCACATCTCTTAACGACATGTTACCATAAGGCACACCATCTATAACCAACATAGCTGGTTCGCCACGTAATTCAATAGTAGGACGGGCATTAAATTCGGTTGAGTTTTTTATTACCAAGCCAGAAACCCTTCCGGTTAATGAAGTAGCAACATCTACACCTTTAACGGTTTGCAGATCTTTGCCCGCTACCTTTTGTACGGCATAACCCAACGATTTTTCTGACCGTTTTATTCCCAAAGCTGTAACTACCACATCTGTTAATTCGGTTGTGGCAGCTTGTAAAGAAATCTTATAATCACGTTTGCTGTCAATAACAATTTCTCTGGTAGTGTAACCAATAAACGAGATAATCAGCGTGGTACCTACATTGGCATTAACTGAAAAGTAACCATTAGCATCAGTTGAAGTTACCGACTTGGTTTCTTTAACCATTATGCTAGCGCCAACAATAGGCAAGCCATTTTCGTCTGAAACTCTGCCACTAATCGTTTCGAAAAACGGATTTGAGATCAGCTCATTTTTTTTTCTGAGTACAATTGTTTTATCAAATATTTTGTAGCTCAGTAACTGATTTTTAAGGCATAAATTAAGCACCTGCTCAAGTGGTGCATTTTTCACATCGATGCTTATATTGTGTGCATTTTGCAGTTCAAGATTATCGTAAAGAAAAACGTATTGGGTTTGTTTCTCTATCGATTTAAATATCACTTCCATCGAAACATTTTTTTGTTTCAATGTGATGTTCTGACTATAAACACTTGCGCTTACCTGGCACAGACAAGCGAATAAAAATAGTGCGGTTAGTTTCATCACCAATATTAATTGTGTGGGCTTACGCCGGATTAATGATCCGGTCATAAAAAATGTACTAAAATTCATGATTGAATTTGGGTTTAAAACATAATTGCTTAGATAACTTATTGTGTCCCTGCTGCAGATCAGCTGGCGCAGGTTTTTAACCCACTCATTGCAAATAAAGTGGTACGAACACTTTGCATTGCTTTTAAGCGGATTGAGATCGAATGTCTGGAGTATTATATCTTCATATGCTGCACTTTATAGTTTGATTTGGTTTGGTTATTTATTTAGGGTTCACTGTAATCTGATTGTATTCTACTTTGCAATGAATACCACTGTAAGCCAGCATTTCGACTAATTTTGCTATACTCACATTTCTAGGTATTTTGCCTGAGTATTGTTTTGCCGGAATTTTGCCATTGTAGATCACCTCCGCATCATACCAACGCGAAACCTGGCGCATCACTGATGGGAGATCTGACTTTTCGAACTGGAAGTAGCCATTTTTCCAGGCAACTACAGCCTCGAGATCTGCTATCTCATTTACTGCAATACCATCAACTTTACCATTCAGGCTAGCCTGTTGACCAGGTTTTAAAAGTGCCTTTTTATTGCCCCGTTTAATTTCAATACTACCTTCGAGCAAGGTAGTACGCTGATAAGCTTCATCAGCATAAGTATTTACGTTAAAATGAGTGCCCAGCACTTTAATATCAGATTGATCGGTATGAACAATAAATGGCTTTGTTTTATTTTTAGCTACTTCAAAGTACACTTCACCGGTAACTTCTACTTTACGTTCATTGCCAACAAAAGCGGAAGGAAATTTAACCGACGAGCTTGCATTAAGCCACACCTCAGTACCATCTACCAGAATTAAATGGTATTGGCCACCGCGTGGGGTGCTTACTGTGTTGATGGCTGCTGCTTTTGCAGTTGTGTTACCTGTAAACCTGTAAAGCAACTCGCCGCTTTTCGTTTTAATTACCTGCACCCCGGATTGGTTTGCAACTTGCCCATCAGCAGTTTTATTGAGGATAACCTGAGAACCATCGGCCAGTTGCAGTACTGCATTGTTGCCTCCCGGAATAATTGGTTTTGTATTTGTTTTAATTGAGGTAGCCAAAACGGGAGAGCGATCGCTTTGGTTGAAATAGCTATATATACCCGCAATTAAAGCAATTAAAATAACCGCCGCTTTAAAAAACAGTGCATAATTTAATTTAATCTGCTTAGGTTTTGGTTTATCGATATGGATTATTCTAGCAGTTACCCGATTTAAAATTTGTTTTTTAACTTCAATATCTGCTAACTCGTTATGTGTTAAATCAGCACCATCAATACGCTCGTACCACTCCTCTACCAGCTTTTTTTCGGCTGGTGTAGCAGTTTGGTTATTGTATTTTTCGATTAAATATTTGATTTCGTTCGTATTCAAAATAGTGGCTTTTATATGTGTATACGGTTGCCTGGCATAAAGTACCATGGCATTATTATTTTTTTTTATAATAAATTGCTAAAACCTGCCTAAAGGTCTATCAAAGGCATTAATAACCAATTATTGGGCAAAATGAAAAGGAAAATTATAAGTGTTTGGCAATAAACAGAGCCAGTAAGGCTAGCGAAGAATCATAATCCTTAACACGCGTACGCAAGCGCTGGTAAGCCATTTGTAACTGATTTTTCACGGTTTGCTCGGATAAAGACAAGTCCTGTGCGATTTGCTTTATAGAAAGGTCGTCCTCTCGTTTAAGCAGGTAAATTTCTTTCATTCGTACCGGCATCCGTTCTACTTCGGTATCAATAATGGCTTTCAGTTCTTTTTCTAAGATTGTATTTTGAGAATGTATATCGGATGGCGCTACATTAGCGGTTACACTAATGGCATATTTTAAGCGAACGCTGTCTTTTTCGTAAAGTTTTAAGATTTTGTTGCGGAGGATCGCAAATAAATAGGCCAGCACACTGCCTTCGGCATCCAATAATTCAATCTTATCCCACAAACTTACAAATACATCCTGAACCAGATCCTGGGCCAGATCGGTGCAGTGTACCTTTTTATAAGCTTGTTTGTATAGCGCATTCCAGTAAGCATCGAACACCAGGTTAAATGCTTTATTTTTGTCTAATTTGACCAGAAGAAAAAAGTTACTTTCTAATGCTTTGTACATAAACAATCTGGGATGACGGTTAAGGTTTTTAAGGTGCGCCAAAGAAATAACATCATTATTAACCTAATGTTAAATTTATTAAATTATTTGGTACAGCGTTGTTAAATTAAAAATTTGCTGATACAAAAAAGAATACCTGATATAACTGGGATGTGATTATTTGATGTAAAAAATGGGTTTCTACTTATCCTTTAAGTGTACTGGTTATCTATTTGGTTAAAAATATATTGCTGCACAAGATAGCATTTCCTGCAACAAATTACCCTGTTAAAAAACGCTTAAAATTTATACCTTTGAAAAGGGTTAACATATAGCTTAGATAACTTATTGTTTCCTGCTTGCAGGAATAAACCCGATTTAACGAGGAGTGGTACGAACACTTCTCGTTTTTTTTTAAAACACCCCTCGTTACAAGGGGCATTTCTGTTAATCATTGGGGGGTGTTTCTTTATTCTCGCTAAGACTAATAATGTGCTAAAACCATTTTTTTAGTCTCCAGGAATTGCTTTCTATCTATAAATTTTATATTATTAAGTATTAATCAGGCAATCTGTTTTGTGGCCCGAATGTATCGATATTTAATGCTTTGAAGAAAAGATTTGAAAGAAAAAAACAACGCAAACGTTTGATTAATTTTGTATTATTACATATTGAAGAAATTTAATGTAGTTTAGCACTTAGAATGCAATCGAAACCAACAACCATAAAGGAAATAGCCAGAATTTTAAACATCTCACCCTCCAGTGTATCAAGAGGGCTGCATGACCATCCGAGTATTGGAGCAGTAACCCGTGAGAAGATTAAACAGCTGGCCAAGTCTCTGAACTATGAGCCTAATAATGCGGCTATACTTTTTCAAAAAGGCAAAACTTACACTATTGGAGTAATTTTACCAGAACTTTCTGAACACTTTTTCTCTATAGCCATTTCGGCAATTGAAGATGAGGCCATCAAGAAAAACTATACGGTAATTTTTGCCCAGTCGCACGATAACTATGAACAGGAAGTAAAGCTGGTAGAAAAAATGAAAAACCAACGTGTGGATGGATTATTGGTCTCGATCAGTAAAGACACCTCGAAGTTTGATCATTTTGAAAAATTAAATTCTTTCAATATTCCGGTAGTATTTTTTGATCGGATCCCTCCTTTTAAAAATGTCCACTATGTAGCTTGCAGCCTCGAGAGCGCAACCATTAAGGCGGTAAACTACCTGCTTAAAAAAGGGCACAGAAGTATTGGTATGATTAACGGGCCAAGCACACTGTACGCCAGCGAAGAGCGTAAAGATGGGTATATGCAAGCCATTACTTTTAACCGTTTAAAGTTCGATCCATCTTTAGTAGTCAACTGCGATTTAACCGAAGAAGGTACCATAGAAGCTGCTGAACAGTTTTTAAACCACAAAAGGAAACCAACCGCAATTGTTGCATTTAACGATTATGTGGCTTTGTTTTTAATCAAGTACTTTAAAAAATTAAATGTAATTAACGATTTCGATGTAGTGAGCTATGCCAATCTGCCTATTATCAGTTACCTGGATAATTCGCCGGTTGCTTCGGTAGAACAATACCCCTATTTACAAGGACAAAAGGCTGCAAACATCCTGTTGGATTTGATTCATAGCCCCGTTCCCGAAAATCAGGCCTATTACAATACCATTGTAGAATCAGACCTGATTATTAATGAGGTTAAAGAATAGTACGGGCAAACGTTTGTGCTAAATAATTAATGCTTATTTAAACTACCTGGCAAAACCTCGTATTGTTTTTTAAAGGCAGCAATAAAATGCTGCGTGTTTTTATAACCTACCAAAAAAGCGACTTCGTTAACCGTTCGCTTTTCTTTAGCCAGGTAGTAATGTGCTTTTTCCATTCTGATTTTATACAGATAGCCAAATACTGTATGGCCGGTTAGCGCTTTAAAACCTTTTTTAAGTTTAAAATCGTTAATACCGGCTTTGCGCGAGAGCTCAATTAAAGAGCTTGGCCTCTGCAGGTCGCGCTCTACCAGTTGCCGGGCATAAATAATCTTTTTTAAATCTTCTTCCTTTAAAACAACCCGTTGTTTATCCAACTTTTGGTTACTGTGGATCACAATTAGATCAAGCATACGCGCTTCTAAAAACAAACGCTTTACCCTGCCCGAATGATTGGCATGACTTAAGCTTTGTAAAATTGAGCTTACTTCGGGTGTTATCGGTTCTCTTAAAGGCAAAAGCGCGTCCTGATGAAATTCGCGTCCCATTGCCTTCTGAAAATAAGCTTCGGTAAGTTGAATATATACCAAACTTGTTTTTTCGGCTACCCGGAAAGCAATGTGGTTTACTTTACCCAGATTAAGGTTTTGCTGGTTTTTAGTCAGCGATAAAAAATTTTGTTCTGCCCCACTACAGGATGTTAAGCTTCCGTTTAAACAAAATAACAGCCCAATGTGCTCGTGTGATGATTCAAAACATAAATCTTCAGGTTGATCACTTTCAAGCTCAACCAAACTGATATGAATGCCTTCGAACCACATTTCCTTTACATCTACATGCATATGTGGTGTGTTAATGGCAATCTCTGCTTCCTCTATATCCTTTAAGCCTGCAAAATTTGCCGGATAAATATTTTTATAGCATACCGTTCCATTAGCCTTTATTGAGCGCTTAATCTTCATTGATAACCAATTTATTTAATTCTTACGGGTGATACTTTCCTATCCTTTTGAGCGATATAAAAAGCCTAATCCCTATCTGTGCTTTCAATTTAATCCGTTTAGCGGCATTAATTATCCGTTTAACGTTATCTCCTTTTGGTGATAATGCACAAATTTGCACAATTATTTATAATTAGTCTAAATAAATGAGAATATATTTATCAATTGCCTTATCGCTTTGTGGATTTGTTACTGTGGCTCAAGAAATTAAAGTTGATACCGCTAAGGCAAATGATTTAAAAGAAGTTGTCATTACCGGTCAGTTCGGCCCACAATCGTTACGTAACTCAGTTTACAACATCAGAACCATTAGCGCAGAGCGGATTAAGCTTCGTGCAGCAAATAGCGTACAACAGGTTTTAAATACCGAATTGGGCTTTCGTTTCAGCAACGATTTAACTTTGGGTACAACCGATGTTTCTTTAATGGGCATGACTGGCAGAAATGTTAAAATATTACTGGATGGTGTGCCCCTTGTTGATCGCTCGGATGCACGAGAGAGCTTAAACCAGATCGACATTAATACTGTAGAAAGGATAGAAATTGTAGAAGGCCCCATGTCGGTAGTGTATGGTACAGATGCCCTTGCAGGTGTAATTAATATCATCACCAAAAACCCCGGCAAGGCCTTGTTAAGTGTTAATGCGCGCATACAGGAAGAAACTGCAGGAAATGAATATAACCTGCTCAATGGTGCAGGGCAACACAATCAAAATTTAAGTGTAAGCTGGCAGAAAAATGGCTGGAGTGTACTGGCCGGTGCCTCGCATAACGAGTTTGGTGGATGGAATTTAGCACCAAAAGATGCTTTTATACAAGAATTTAGTTTATACCAAAACCAATGGAAACCCAAAGCACAATGGCTTGGAAATGCCAAAATTGGTTACCGCAACCAGAACTTTAATATCTGGTACCGTTTGGATGGCGTTAAAGAAGATATCGACAGTAGGTTTGGAATAAATTCTACCACTTTTGAGGGGAAGCTTGCCACTTACACCACCAAACGTTATAATCAACAGTTACAATCTGAATGGAGGATAAACAATAAACTACAATTAACTGCAATTGCCGGTTATACCGATTTGCAGAGATCAACCCACACCGTTATCCGTAATTTCACCAGTAACAGCGAAAGATTAAGTTCGGATAAGGGCGAACAGGATACCGCCAAATTTAACAATGGCATTTTTAGAGCTACAGCTATCTATGTACATAATCCATCTGTCTCATTTCAACCAGGAATTGAATACAACCGCGATGCTGCCAGCGGACAAAGAATTAGCGGATCGCCGGTGATTAACGATTATTCGGCATTTGTTTCTGCAGAAATTAAGCTTTCACCTAAAATTAACATTAGGCCCGGATTAAGGTTTATTAAAAATTCGGTGTACGATGCGCCACCTGTAATTCCGTCATTAAATACCAAATTCATTATAGCCAAAGATCTCGATTTACGTCTTGCTTACGCACGTGGCTTTCGCTCTCCGGCCTTAAGAGAGTTGTTTTACGATTTTATAGATGCCAGCCATACTATTTTAGGCAATCCCGATTTAAAGGCTGAGCAATCAAACAGTTTTAACGGCTCTCTGGCATGGTCGGGTATACACCGTGGAGCTATACAGTTCCGTTCTACCTTATCGGGTTTTTATAACCTGTTTAAAAACAGGATTATGTTTGCGGCCTCACCTACCGACAACTCAGTTACATCGCTATTTAACGTATCAAAATACAAAACCACTGGCGGCACTTTAGATAATACCTTGATTTACAAAAATCTGCAAGCCACACTGGGCATATCTTACATAGGACGATATAATGAATTAAGCGAAAACAAAACCATTGAAACACCAGAGTTTACATGGGCTACTGAAGTAAACTCGAATATTACCTACTCCTTCACTAAAATAAATGCCGGGATTAGTCTTTTCTATAAATATACTGGCAGTTTACCCAGCTACCAATCGGTTACAACAAACAATGAGCAGACCATAAAACTGGTTAAAATTGCTGCTTTTCATACAGCTGATTTAATGTTTAACAAAAACCTGTTTAAATCATTAACCCTTAATGTGGGTGTTAAAAACCTGTTTAATGTTACACAGCTTTCTAATACATCAACAGCAAGCGGTGGTGCACATAGCACTGGTGGTGATGTTCCATATAGCTATGGCAGATCGTATGTACTGGGCCTTACTTACAACTGGAATAAACTTTAAAATTAAAACAACATAATTAAAATAACATGAATAAATTAAACTCAATGATCGCAATCGCCTTTTTAGCGATAAGCTTTACGGCTTGCAAAAAGGATGCTGATGAACCTGTATTTGTTGCGCCACCATCAGACGGGAGCACTTTAACCCTTAACGGATTAATAGGTGCCGAGGCCGGAAGTGCTGCTGGAAACAGCGTTTATGTAGATTTTAGTGCCGATAAACAAACTTCAGTTGAAAGAGATAGCTGGGATTTGGGTTTTTATTCAGGAGCTGATTTTAAAGTTATCTTAAACTCTACTAATGGTGCTTCTGCCCTGGTTATTAATAAAACAGACTTAAACGCAGTAACCGCCGCTGATTTTGACCCAAATGCATTAAAAGTTGGTCAAGGTCAAGGTAGCTTCACTATAGTTGACGACGGCAGAGAGGCAAATATTTTAAACAAAATCGCCATTGCAGCAATTTCTGCAACTGATACCGAAAACAAAGTTTATATCATCAATAGAAAAGGTGGTGCAGCAACTGTTTTACCTAACGATGAACTTTATAAAATCAGGATAATTAGGAAAGGTACAACAGGTTATACTTTACAATATGCAAAAGTAACTGAAACGACTTTTAAAACATTAGATGTTACCAAAAACGTTGATGCTAATTTTCAATTTACTTCTTTAGTAAAAGGAACTGTTGTTTCTGTTGAACCTGCAAAAGCAAACTGGGATATTGTTTGGGGCTATAGTATGTACTGGACTGCTACTTTCCCATATGCATTTTCGGATATGGTTTTCATTAATAATTTGGCGGGTGTAACTGCAGCATCTGTTGCTACCACTGTTAAAAGCTATGCTGCTTTTTCAGAAGCAGACATTGCAAGTGTAAGTTTTTCATCAGCAAGGGATGTGATTGGCTCAAAATGGAGAACCTCACCTAATCAACAAGGTGTAGGTGGAGGTGTTAGCTCAGATTTCTTTTACGTGATTAAAGACGGATCAGGAAATGTATATAAATTAAAATTTGTTAGCTATATCTCAGGAGATGGCGGTACCCGCGGTAAACCGGTAATCGAGTATAAATTGGTTAAAAAAGGTTCGTAGTCAATAACCTCAATCAAAAAAAATATGTTTTGTTAGTTGGATAGATGCTCTCCGCGATGGGGAGCTTTATCTTTTTATAGGGAGGCAACCTACTATCGAAAAATCGAAATATAAGCGTCTTGCTGAACTTGTTTCAGCATCTCTCTAATAAAGAAGGCATGATGAAACACCTGTGTCTGGATATCCGGGAATTTAAACACAGCAACCGCCTAATACTCCCCCTGAAACTAGTTCAGGAAGACGAGCTAAATAGCATTTCTTATCTCTGCACATTAATGCAATCAATCGCACCAGCCTTCGTAAGGTGCTTAAACGCAAAAAGGGCTCTGGCGTACCAGAACCCTTTTTGTTTCTTACTCGCGAAATATTATTTGCCAGAGTTTTTCTTGTCAGTTACTTCTGCACGGATTTCTTGTGCTAAAACTTTAAGATCTTGCATTGCTTTACGCACACGAGTACCAGCAGCTGCATTGCCAGCATTATAAAATTTTTCTACATCTGCTTCAATCGCAGCAACAGCAGCTTTAACTTTTGAGAATTTTTCCATCGCTAATTGATGTTTTTAAGGTTTAAAAAATTTATTTTTTTCAATAATACATATTTACCTTGAATATACAACAGAAAGCAAATATTAATTTAAAATAAGTTTTGCACATTTTCACAAATCAAAAAAATGCCCTGGCACTATTATAGACGTATTTTTTCGATTTTCAGGATTAAAATTCAGCAACTTAGTTGAGTTGTTTCGCCAGGTTTATGAGGTTATTAAAGGTAAGATTGGCACTATTTATACAGGCTTCGTAATCGGCCTCTACAACCCTTTCATTAAGCACAGAAACAAAGGTTTTCCATTTTACACTCAATTCGTCGCCATAAACGCCGTAGTAATTTAAGCCTTCTTCGTGCCCCTCAAAGTGCTTATTGGCTAAAATATGGCGCTTAATTACGTTTCCACCCAGTGTAGCCCCTTCAAACACATATAAAGCTCCCAAAACTTCGCCTGTATTTTTCTTCGGAACAAAGAGTTCGAAATCCAGACCGGGTAGCGTTAAATTATCAATTTGCCAGTAATTAAGATCTTTCTCTAAGGCAGCGAGTTTTAACCTGCTGTTCATATCCAGTTCAGCGGCAATATCTGCATCGAGCATATTGCTCAATTCGTTTTCGAGCTTTTGGTGGATGATGTAATTAACAGTTAGTAATTTTCTATATTGTTCTACACTTAAAGTGTTATTCATTATTTCATTTACGAACATTAAAGATTCGAGCGCTGTGTGGTTCGCGGCCGTTTCGCTTCTCAATAAACTGGCAATCATAAGGGGTATTTAAATTTAAGTATTAATAAAAGAAGAAAAGATCCGGCTTTACAACCGGATCTTTTAATATAATTGTTGCTAATTTAACCTGAGATGTTGATTAAACCAAAAATCGTGCACAGAGTGTACACATTTCACCAGGTTATCGTAGCCATTAGGTTTCGTTAGATAGGCATTGGCTCCAAACTCCATCGAAGCCTTTACGTCTTCTGGATTGTCGGATGTAGAAAACAAAATTACCGGAATTGATTTCAGATAAGGAATATCCCTGATAAACTTCAACAAATCGAGTCCTGATAAACCGGGCAGGTTTAAATCAAGTAAAATTAATTTGGGTTTGATTTTACTCTCAGCAAAATTTCGCAGCTTCAACAGCGCCTCGCTCCCATCTTCCACAATGGTGAGGTTTAAAGTATCTTTAACTTCCTGCACTGCACTCTGCATAAAGAATGCATAATCTATATCGTCTTCTACGTAAAATATATCTGGTGTTTTCATTTTATCTGTTTTTAAATGCCACATAAAAGGTAGAACCTGCGTTGAGTTTACTATCAAACCAAACTCTTCCGTTATGCCGCTCTACCACTCTTTTTACAATAGCTAATCCTACCCCTGTTCCTTCAATATCCTTAACATTATCCATGCGCTTAAAAAGCTCAAAAACCCTGTCGTAATATCTGTTATCAATCCCAATACCATTGTCTTTAATGGCATAAACCGTTTCTTCGCCATCAACATAACCCGAGATCTCAATTCTGGGCTTATCGACCGTTGATGAGTATTTTACGGCGTTCCCAACCAAATTGGTAAACACCTGAGCAATCATCGTTCTATCACCCTTTAAATTAGGTAACTGGCCAAAAACCAATTCAGTCTTATCTGCTTTAAAAGCATTCCAAACTTCGGCTTCTATTTCCTTTAACAACAAAGGCATGTCAACTGTTTCAAAATTTATATCCGAACGGCCAACTCTGGCTAAATTTAGTATCTCCTTAATCAGGAAATTCATCTTATTGGCGCCATGCAAAATACGGTCGAGCATCTTTTTGCCATTATCGTCGATACTTTTGTTTTTAAGCAACAGTTCGGTATATGTCTTAATCGAAGTTAAAGGTGTTCTTAGATCGTGCGAGATGGTATAACTAAAGGTATCCAGCTCTTCGTATGCAGCCTGTAATTTCTCGTTAAGCAGCCTAATCTCGTTGGCTTTTTTATTGATATCGGTAATAATGATCTCGCGAATGCGTAGAACAGAAGAAATTTCTTCGGCGCGCCAATTTTCGGAAGTATTGTTTACCACTTGCGACCAGGTTTCGAAAGATTTTCTGGGCGACAGATTTAATAAACCATTTCTATCAGGACTTACTGGTTTCTCGGGATTACCCGCCCAGTTAACAGTGGTGATCTGTTCGGGCTTAAACCAGATAATCATTTCGCCCAATTCTTTATTTAGGGTACAGGAAAGCATTCCCGATGCGATCTCTTTATATTTTTTTGCTGGCGAATGTATTTCCGATAAGCGGTGGGTGTAATAAATAGACTCATCGGTGGTTTTCTTTAACCACTCGGCCAGTTCCCGAATATCCACCTCAAGCGGCACTTCTCCAATGGTTTTGAGTTCATTTTCGAAAATAATGGCCACGCCTGATGCCGTTGTAGCATCTAAAATCGTTCTTCTATGCCCTGTTATGGCTTCAATTAAATACTTATCGCGTGTTAAATACTCTGAAAGCACGTTAGCCGTATCTTTAAACTGCTCTACTACTTCTGCTTCTTCCTCTTCCTGGCGGTATTCTAAGGCCGATGAGAGAATTTGTCCAATCAGTTTAGAACCTTCCCTTGCCTTATAATCAATAAATTTCGGACTGTAATTGTGACATGCAATTAATCCCCATAGCTCGCCATGCGAAATAAGTGAAATGCTAAAACTCGATTGAACGCCCATATTTTTTAAATACTGGATATGTATAGGCGAAACGGCTCTTAATCCTCCGTTGGTTAAATCGAGCGGCTCATTTTCTTTAAAGGTTAAAATGGGTGCATCGAGCTTATTTACATCGGCAATTAAACGGGTAAGGTT is drawn from Pedobacter sp. HDW13 and contains these coding sequences:
- a CDS encoding biliverdin-producing heme oxygenase, which encodes MIASLLRSETAANHTALESLMFVNEIMNNTLSVEQYRKLLTVNYIIHQKLENELSNMLDADIAAELDMNSRLKLAALEKDLNYWQIDNLTLPGLDFELFVPKKNTGEVLGALYVFEGATLGGNVIKRHILANKHFEGHEEGLNYYGVYGDELSVKWKTFVSVLNERVVEADYEACINSANLTFNNLINLAKQLN
- a CDS encoding HmuY family protein, which encodes MNKLNSMIAIAFLAISFTACKKDADEPVFVAPPSDGSTLTLNGLIGAEAGSAAGNSVYVDFSADKQTSVERDSWDLGFYSGADFKVILNSTNGASALVINKTDLNAVTAADFDPNALKVGQGQGSFTIVDDGREANILNKIAIAAISATDTENKVYIINRKGGAATVLPNDELYKIRIIRKGTTGYTLQYAKVTETTFKTLDVTKNVDANFQFTSLVKGTVVSVEPAKANWDIVWGYSMYWTATFPYAFSDMVFINNLAGVTAASVATTVKSYAAFSEADIASVSFSSARDVIGSKWRTSPNQQGVGGGVSSDFFYVIKDGSGNVYKLKFVSYISGDGGTRGKPVIEYKLVKKGS
- a CDS encoding TonB-dependent siderophore receptor → MRIYLSIALSLCGFVTVAQEIKVDTAKANDLKEVVITGQFGPQSLRNSVYNIRTISAERIKLRAANSVQQVLNTELGFRFSNDLTLGTTDVSLMGMTGRNVKILLDGVPLVDRSDARESLNQIDINTVERIEIVEGPMSVVYGTDALAGVINIITKNPGKALLSVNARIQEETAGNEYNLLNGAGQHNQNLSVSWQKNGWSVLAGASHNEFGGWNLAPKDAFIQEFSLYQNQWKPKAQWLGNAKIGYRNQNFNIWYRLDGVKEDIDSRFGINSTTFEGKLATYTTKRYNQQLQSEWRINNKLQLTAIAGYTDLQRSTHTVIRNFTSNSERLSSDKGEQDTAKFNNGIFRATAIYVHNPSVSFQPGIEYNRDAASGQRISGSPVINDYSAFVSAEIKLSPKINIRPGLRFIKNSVYDAPPVIPSLNTKFIIAKDLDLRLAYARGFRSPALRELFYDFIDASHTILGNPDLKAEQSNSFNGSLAWSGIHRGAIQFRSTLSGFYNLFKNRIMFAASPTDNSVTSLFNVSKYKTTGGTLDNTLIYKNLQATLGISYIGRYNELSENKTIETPEFTWATEVNSNITYSFTKINAGISLFYKYTGSLPSYQSVTTNNEQTIKLVKIAAFHTADLMFNKNLFKSLTLNVGVKNLFNVTQLSNTSTASGGAHSTGGDVPYSYGRSYVLGLTYNWNKL
- a CDS encoding response regulator, yielding MKTPDIFYVEDDIDYAFFMQSAVQEVKDTLNLTIVEDGSEALLKLRNFAESKIKPKLILLDLNLPGLSGLDLLKFIRDIPYLKSIPVILFSTSDNPEDVKASMEFGANAYLTKPNGYDNLVKCVHSVHDFWFNQHLRLN
- a CDS encoding AraC family transcriptional regulator, whose amino-acid sequence is MKIKRSIKANGTVCYKNIYPANFAGLKDIEEAEIAINTPHMHVDVKEMWFEGIHISLVELESDQPEDLCFESSHEHIGLLFCLNGSLTSCSGAEQNFLSLTKNQQNLNLGKVNHIAFRVAEKTSLVYIQLTEAYFQKAMGREFHQDALLPLREPITPEVSSILQSLSHANHSGRVKRLFLEARMLDLIVIHSNQKLDKQRVVLKEEDLKKIIYARQLVERDLQRPSSLIELSRKAGINDFKLKKGFKALTGHTVFGYLYKIRMEKAHYYLAKEKRTVNEVAFLVGYKNTQHFIAAFKKQYEVLPGSLNKH